The Bombus fervidus isolate BK054 chromosome 3, iyBomFerv1, whole genome shotgun sequence genome includes a window with the following:
- the LOC139985684 gene encoding gametogenetin-binding protein 2-like isoform X1, whose protein sequence is MAKLVDVWRDDDPVDLTRRQMPFIVDENLTMVMDINGLGAICDSPLVYGKELDEFTRKLNMLTKEEIKASFEVTCKDMLAILGQAVPCVGCRRSVERLFYDLMKSGHPALDPLVITPEGLLSIKDDVLESPQLLCTMLQGHSTRLNSLVEGQPRNKKSRRCVLHSLEIQRMRPPPSAWKEVWDCMDHSCRLALSLIESNSLEATLDTYLRKHRFCGECRTKVLLAFSLLTTEPEPEKEKGYVASLYYGIRRCIRDRHVHIPTNPYFMDNLMGRIQPELMGRERHAKTLEIAQEEVLTCLAMCVAERLHRIHRRLREEETVCKVLAAVAVDALSRNFQMAVEVKQGISQLELLYEELTREEIAKQQRREKLRLKRKKKKERRYEIEEKENTCDCSSKKQSGSSDTPCVCGDSKPTTQNIDQHKLQVLDPKNKGPPTCKCPDCVKKSKSGISRSQSQTQLAFPKKSSNMQKNTIKKHSELKTKIPANQTKKSNIPVKNLSEEELFDACESCKDLSEKIENDHWHNLGDYKDSMTKGIVDAWIGKPSKRCNMWIEMKKRFELSISERKSRSSSEQSSQDCGYSSEHNISSSSLPSTPEGSEVACSDGCCNHERDCHDIRPSEKLVHSSSSISLLKERGGGLTLTQMLEDSYLSGDEEKESYIPAEEVLEFKSRMCQVLEKRQELRQTLRRRFAILCSHHKPFTIPN, encoded by the exons ATGGCGAAGTTAGTGGACGTTTGGCGGGACGATGACCCGGTCGATTTGACACGAAGACAAATGCCGTTCATTGTCGATGAGAATCTTACG ATGGTTATGGATATAAATGGTTTAGGAGCAATCTGTGATAGTCCATTAGTTTATGGTAAAGAACTGGATGAATTTACGAGAAAACTTAATATGCttacaaaagaagaaattaaggCCTCATTTGAAGTAACATGCAAGGATATGCTTGCAATCTTAGGCCAAGCTGTACCATGTGTTGGTTGCAGAAGAAg TGTTGAGAGATTATTCTATGATTTGATGAAATCAGGACATCCAGCATTAGATCCACTAGTGATTACACCTGAAGGTTTATTATCAATAAAAGATGATGTTTTAGAATCACCGCAGTTGCTCTGTACAATGTTGCAAGGACAcag CACTAGGTTAAACAGTTTAGTTGAAGGCCAacctagaaataaaaaatcacgGAGATGTGTATTACATTCATTAGAAATTCAGCGTATGAGACCTCCTCCAAGTGCATGGAAAGAAGTATGGGATTGCATGGATCATTCATGTCGTTTAGCACTTTCATTGATTGAAAGTAATAGCCTTGAGGCTACTTTGGATACGTATTTACGTAAACATCG ATTTTGTGGCGAATGTCGGACAAAGGTATTGCTGGCATTTTCTCTGTTAACAACAGAGCCTGAaccagaaaaagaaaaaggctATGTTGCTTCTTTATATTATGGGATCAGACGTTGCATACGTGATAGACATGTACATATACCTACGAATCCATATTTTATGGATAATCTTATGGGACGTATACAGCCAGAATTGATGGGGAG GGAACGACATGCAAAAACGTTAGAAATTGCTCAGGAAGAAGTACTTACATGTCTAGCAATGTGTGTTGCTGAACGCTTGCATAGAATTCATAGACGATTAAGAGAAGAGGAAACTGTATGCAAAGTATTAGCTGCTGTTGCAGTAGATGCATTATCTAGGAATTTTCAA ATGGCTGTAGAAGTCAAACAAGGTATTTCTCAACTAGAACTTCTCTATGAAGAATTAACAAGAGAAGAAATAGCAAAACAACAGAGACGAGAAAAGTTACGTTTAAAacgcaaaaagaagaaagaacgacGATATGagatagaagaaaaagaaaatacatgtGAT tgtTCAAGCAAAAAGCAAAGTGGTAGTAGCGATACGCCTTGTGTTTGTGGGGATTCAAAACCCACAACGCAAAACATAGATCAACATAAG TTACAAGTATTAGATCCAAAAAATAAGGGACCACCTACATGTAAATGCCCAGACTGTGTAAAAAAATCGAAGTCTGGTATATCACGATCACAAAGTCAAACACAATTAGCATTCCCCAAAAAGTCatcaaatatgcaaaaaaatacaattaaaaaacattCTGAATTAAAGACCAAAATTCCTGCAAATCAAACAAAGAAAAGTAATATACCTGTCAAAAACCTTTCTGAAGAAGAATTATTTGATGCGTGTGAATCGTGTAAG GATCTTTCGGAAAAGATTGAAAATGATCATTGGCATAATCTAGGAGATTATAAAGATTCAATGACTAAAGGAATAGTAGATGCTTGGATTGGAAAACCAAGTAAGAGATGTAATATGTGGATAGAAATGAAGAAACGTTTCGAATTGTCAATCTCAGAAAGGAAAAGTCGTTCTTCAAGTGAACAATCGTCGCAAGATTGTGGTTATTCGTCGGAGCATAACATTAGCAGTTCTTCCCTTCCTAGTACTCCAGAAGGATCGGAAGTAGCTTGTAGCGATGGATGTTGTAACCATGAGAGGGACTGTCACGATATAAGACCATCTGAAAAACTTGTTCATTCCAGTTCTAGTATCTCGTTGTTAAAGGAAAGGGGTGGGGGTTTAACACTTACACAAATGTTAGAA gATTCTTATTTATCAggcgacgaagaaaaagaaagttataTTCCAGCTGAGGAAGTATTGGAATTTAAATCTCGAATGTGCCAAGTCCTTGAAAAGCGACAAGAACTGCGTCAAACACTGAGAAGACGTTTTGCTATTTTATGCAGTCATCACAAACCCTTTACCATTCCTAATTAA
- the LOC139985684 gene encoding gametogenetin-binding protein 2-like isoform X2, whose protein sequence is MVMDINGLGAICDSPLVYGKELDEFTRKLNMLTKEEIKASFEVTCKDMLAILGQAVPCVGCRRSVERLFYDLMKSGHPALDPLVITPEGLLSIKDDVLESPQLLCTMLQGHSTRLNSLVEGQPRNKKSRRCVLHSLEIQRMRPPPSAWKEVWDCMDHSCRLALSLIESNSLEATLDTYLRKHRFCGECRTKVLLAFSLLTTEPEPEKEKGYVASLYYGIRRCIRDRHVHIPTNPYFMDNLMGRIQPELMGRERHAKTLEIAQEEVLTCLAMCVAERLHRIHRRLREEETVCKVLAAVAVDALSRNFQMAVEVKQGISQLELLYEELTREEIAKQQRREKLRLKRKKKKERRYEIEEKENTCDCSSKKQSGSSDTPCVCGDSKPTTQNIDQHKLQVLDPKNKGPPTCKCPDCVKKSKSGISRSQSQTQLAFPKKSSNMQKNTIKKHSELKTKIPANQTKKSNIPVKNLSEEELFDACESCKDLSEKIENDHWHNLGDYKDSMTKGIVDAWIGKPSKRCNMWIEMKKRFELSISERKSRSSSEQSSQDCGYSSEHNISSSSLPSTPEGSEVACSDGCCNHERDCHDIRPSEKLVHSSSSISLLKERGGGLTLTQMLEDSYLSGDEEKESYIPAEEVLEFKSRMCQVLEKRQELRQTLRRRFAILCSHHKPFTIPN, encoded by the exons ATGGTTATGGATATAAATGGTTTAGGAGCAATCTGTGATAGTCCATTAGTTTATGGTAAAGAACTGGATGAATTTACGAGAAAACTTAATATGCttacaaaagaagaaattaaggCCTCATTTGAAGTAACATGCAAGGATATGCTTGCAATCTTAGGCCAAGCTGTACCATGTGTTGGTTGCAGAAGAAg TGTTGAGAGATTATTCTATGATTTGATGAAATCAGGACATCCAGCATTAGATCCACTAGTGATTACACCTGAAGGTTTATTATCAATAAAAGATGATGTTTTAGAATCACCGCAGTTGCTCTGTACAATGTTGCAAGGACAcag CACTAGGTTAAACAGTTTAGTTGAAGGCCAacctagaaataaaaaatcacgGAGATGTGTATTACATTCATTAGAAATTCAGCGTATGAGACCTCCTCCAAGTGCATGGAAAGAAGTATGGGATTGCATGGATCATTCATGTCGTTTAGCACTTTCATTGATTGAAAGTAATAGCCTTGAGGCTACTTTGGATACGTATTTACGTAAACATCG ATTTTGTGGCGAATGTCGGACAAAGGTATTGCTGGCATTTTCTCTGTTAACAACAGAGCCTGAaccagaaaaagaaaaaggctATGTTGCTTCTTTATATTATGGGATCAGACGTTGCATACGTGATAGACATGTACATATACCTACGAATCCATATTTTATGGATAATCTTATGGGACGTATACAGCCAGAATTGATGGGGAG GGAACGACATGCAAAAACGTTAGAAATTGCTCAGGAAGAAGTACTTACATGTCTAGCAATGTGTGTTGCTGAACGCTTGCATAGAATTCATAGACGATTAAGAGAAGAGGAAACTGTATGCAAAGTATTAGCTGCTGTTGCAGTAGATGCATTATCTAGGAATTTTCAA ATGGCTGTAGAAGTCAAACAAGGTATTTCTCAACTAGAACTTCTCTATGAAGAATTAACAAGAGAAGAAATAGCAAAACAACAGAGACGAGAAAAGTTACGTTTAAAacgcaaaaagaagaaagaacgacGATATGagatagaagaaaaagaaaatacatgtGAT tgtTCAAGCAAAAAGCAAAGTGGTAGTAGCGATACGCCTTGTGTTTGTGGGGATTCAAAACCCACAACGCAAAACATAGATCAACATAAG TTACAAGTATTAGATCCAAAAAATAAGGGACCACCTACATGTAAATGCCCAGACTGTGTAAAAAAATCGAAGTCTGGTATATCACGATCACAAAGTCAAACACAATTAGCATTCCCCAAAAAGTCatcaaatatgcaaaaaaatacaattaaaaaacattCTGAATTAAAGACCAAAATTCCTGCAAATCAAACAAAGAAAAGTAATATACCTGTCAAAAACCTTTCTGAAGAAGAATTATTTGATGCGTGTGAATCGTGTAAG GATCTTTCGGAAAAGATTGAAAATGATCATTGGCATAATCTAGGAGATTATAAAGATTCAATGACTAAAGGAATAGTAGATGCTTGGATTGGAAAACCAAGTAAGAGATGTAATATGTGGATAGAAATGAAGAAACGTTTCGAATTGTCAATCTCAGAAAGGAAAAGTCGTTCTTCAAGTGAACAATCGTCGCAAGATTGTGGTTATTCGTCGGAGCATAACATTAGCAGTTCTTCCCTTCCTAGTACTCCAGAAGGATCGGAAGTAGCTTGTAGCGATGGATGTTGTAACCATGAGAGGGACTGTCACGATATAAGACCATCTGAAAAACTTGTTCATTCCAGTTCTAGTATCTCGTTGTTAAAGGAAAGGGGTGGGGGTTTAACACTTACACAAATGTTAGAA gATTCTTATTTATCAggcgacgaagaaaaagaaagttataTTCCAGCTGAGGAAGTATTGGAATTTAAATCTCGAATGTGCCAAGTCCTTGAAAAGCGACAAGAACTGCGTCAAACACTGAGAAGACGTTTTGCTATTTTATGCAGTCATCACAAACCCTTTACCATTCCTAATTAA
- the LOC139985684 gene encoding gametogenetin-binding protein 2-like isoform X3, whose amino-acid sequence MLTKEEIKASFEVTCKDMLAILGQAVPCVGCRRSVERLFYDLMKSGHPALDPLVITPEGLLSIKDDVLESPQLLCTMLQGHSTRLNSLVEGQPRNKKSRRCVLHSLEIQRMRPPPSAWKEVWDCMDHSCRLALSLIESNSLEATLDTYLRKHRFCGECRTKVLLAFSLLTTEPEPEKEKGYVASLYYGIRRCIRDRHVHIPTNPYFMDNLMGRIQPELMGRERHAKTLEIAQEEVLTCLAMCVAERLHRIHRRLREEETVCKVLAAVAVDALSRNFQMAVEVKQGISQLELLYEELTREEIAKQQRREKLRLKRKKKKERRYEIEEKENTCDCSSKKQSGSSDTPCVCGDSKPTTQNIDQHKLQVLDPKNKGPPTCKCPDCVKKSKSGISRSQSQTQLAFPKKSSNMQKNTIKKHSELKTKIPANQTKKSNIPVKNLSEEELFDACESCKDLSEKIENDHWHNLGDYKDSMTKGIVDAWIGKPSKRCNMWIEMKKRFELSISERKSRSSSEQSSQDCGYSSEHNISSSSLPSTPEGSEVACSDGCCNHERDCHDIRPSEKLVHSSSSISLLKERGGGLTLTQMLEDSYLSGDEEKESYIPAEEVLEFKSRMCQVLEKRQELRQTLRRRFAILCSHHKPFTIPN is encoded by the exons ATGCttacaaaagaagaaattaaggCCTCATTTGAAGTAACATGCAAGGATATGCTTGCAATCTTAGGCCAAGCTGTACCATGTGTTGGTTGCAGAAGAAg TGTTGAGAGATTATTCTATGATTTGATGAAATCAGGACATCCAGCATTAGATCCACTAGTGATTACACCTGAAGGTTTATTATCAATAAAAGATGATGTTTTAGAATCACCGCAGTTGCTCTGTACAATGTTGCAAGGACAcag CACTAGGTTAAACAGTTTAGTTGAAGGCCAacctagaaataaaaaatcacgGAGATGTGTATTACATTCATTAGAAATTCAGCGTATGAGACCTCCTCCAAGTGCATGGAAAGAAGTATGGGATTGCATGGATCATTCATGTCGTTTAGCACTTTCATTGATTGAAAGTAATAGCCTTGAGGCTACTTTGGATACGTATTTACGTAAACATCG ATTTTGTGGCGAATGTCGGACAAAGGTATTGCTGGCATTTTCTCTGTTAACAACAGAGCCTGAaccagaaaaagaaaaaggctATGTTGCTTCTTTATATTATGGGATCAGACGTTGCATACGTGATAGACATGTACATATACCTACGAATCCATATTTTATGGATAATCTTATGGGACGTATACAGCCAGAATTGATGGGGAG GGAACGACATGCAAAAACGTTAGAAATTGCTCAGGAAGAAGTACTTACATGTCTAGCAATGTGTGTTGCTGAACGCTTGCATAGAATTCATAGACGATTAAGAGAAGAGGAAACTGTATGCAAAGTATTAGCTGCTGTTGCAGTAGATGCATTATCTAGGAATTTTCAA ATGGCTGTAGAAGTCAAACAAGGTATTTCTCAACTAGAACTTCTCTATGAAGAATTAACAAGAGAAGAAATAGCAAAACAACAGAGACGAGAAAAGTTACGTTTAAAacgcaaaaagaagaaagaacgacGATATGagatagaagaaaaagaaaatacatgtGAT tgtTCAAGCAAAAAGCAAAGTGGTAGTAGCGATACGCCTTGTGTTTGTGGGGATTCAAAACCCACAACGCAAAACATAGATCAACATAAG TTACAAGTATTAGATCCAAAAAATAAGGGACCACCTACATGTAAATGCCCAGACTGTGTAAAAAAATCGAAGTCTGGTATATCACGATCACAAAGTCAAACACAATTAGCATTCCCCAAAAAGTCatcaaatatgcaaaaaaatacaattaaaaaacattCTGAATTAAAGACCAAAATTCCTGCAAATCAAACAAAGAAAAGTAATATACCTGTCAAAAACCTTTCTGAAGAAGAATTATTTGATGCGTGTGAATCGTGTAAG GATCTTTCGGAAAAGATTGAAAATGATCATTGGCATAATCTAGGAGATTATAAAGATTCAATGACTAAAGGAATAGTAGATGCTTGGATTGGAAAACCAAGTAAGAGATGTAATATGTGGATAGAAATGAAGAAACGTTTCGAATTGTCAATCTCAGAAAGGAAAAGTCGTTCTTCAAGTGAACAATCGTCGCAAGATTGTGGTTATTCGTCGGAGCATAACATTAGCAGTTCTTCCCTTCCTAGTACTCCAGAAGGATCGGAAGTAGCTTGTAGCGATGGATGTTGTAACCATGAGAGGGACTGTCACGATATAAGACCATCTGAAAAACTTGTTCATTCCAGTTCTAGTATCTCGTTGTTAAAGGAAAGGGGTGGGGGTTTAACACTTACACAAATGTTAGAA gATTCTTATTTATCAggcgacgaagaaaaagaaagttataTTCCAGCTGAGGAAGTATTGGAATTTAAATCTCGAATGTGCCAAGTCCTTGAAAAGCGACAAGAACTGCGTCAAACACTGAGAAGACGTTTTGCTATTTTATGCAGTCATCACAAACCCTTTACCATTCCTAATTAA
- the LOC139985685 gene encoding 3-oxoacyl-[acyl-carrier-protein] synthase, mitochondrial isoform X2 yields MFTPLVIINRRLTTAARCKRRVVITGMGIVCPLGIGVQNAWQALINSKSGITKLTNPEYDKLPCKVATEEALNDANWKPNNETDKRDTGVAVGIGMIDLIDVCTTYEALKKGYNKVSPYFVPRILTNMAAGQISIKYGLRGPNHSVSTACATGAHAIGDAFRFIRGGETSVMICGGAEACISPLAIAAFCRLRALSTNKNDFPYEASRPFDKDRDGFVMGEGAAILVLEELNHALERKANIYAEVLGYGLSGDATHLTAPSEDGTGAILAMDRAVKDAGIETVEITFINAHATSTPLGDSIELKAIESFMGQHSKNVTVSSTKGAHGHLLGAAGNLEAVFTILAIKESVIPPTLNLHNLDTETSLNFAPNIKKNWNTTSRRVALKNAFGFGGTNACLCFAQYNE; encoded by the exons ATGTTTACTCCGcttgttattattaatcgtAGATTAACAACCGCTGCAAGATGCAAACGGCGAGTTGTTATTACGGGAATGGGTATAGTATGTCCTCTGGGAATTGGTGTACAAAATGCTTGGCAAGCACTTATTAATTCTAAATCAGGTATCACCAAGTTGACTAATCCGGAATATGACAAGCTACCTTGCAAAGTTG CTACAGAAGAAGCATTAAATGATGCAAATTGGAAACCAAACAATGAAACTGATAAACGAGATACAGGAGTAGCAGTAGGAATTGGAATGATAGATTTAATTGATGTATGCACAACATATGAAGCCTTAAAAAAAGGATATAACAAAGTTAGTCCTTATTTTGTGCCaagaatattaacaaatatggCTGCAGGACAAATTAGTATTAAATATGGTCTTCGTGGCCCGAATCATTCTGTGTCAACAGCATGTGCAACTGGAGCACATGCAATTG GTGATgcatttcgttttattcgtgGGGGAGAAACAAGTGTAATGATATGTGGTGGGGCAGAAGCATGCATCAGTCCTCTTGCTATAGCTGCTTTTTGTAGACTTCGAGCATTGAGTACTAACAAAAATGATTTTCCGTATGAAGCATCAAGGCCGTTTGATAAGGATAGGGATGGATTTGTTATGGGAGAAGGTGCTGCAATACTAGTGTTGGAAGAATTAAATCATGCACTTGAAAGAAAAGCTAATATTTATGCAGAAGTGTTAGGGTATGGTTTATCTGGTGATGCAACACATTTGACTGCACCTAGTGAAGATGGTACAGGTGCTATATTAGCCATGGACAGAGCAGTGAAAGATGCCGGTATAGAAACTGTagaaataacttttattaatGCACATGCAACTTCAACTCCTTTAGGTGATAGTATTGAACTGAAAGCTATAGAATCGTTTATGGGACAACATAGTAAAAACGTAACTGTCTCTAGTACAAAAGGTGCACACGGTCATTTGTTAGGTGCAGCAGGAAACTTAGAAGCTGTTTTTACTATTCTGGCAATAAAAGAGAGTGTAATTCCACCAACattaaatttgcataatttgGATACAGAAACATCCTTAAATTTTGCTcctaatataaagaaaaattggaataCAACCTCTAGACGCGTGGCATTAAAAAATGCTTTCGGTTTTGGTGGAACAAATGCATGCTTATGCTTTGCGCAATATAATGAATAA
- the LOC139985685 gene encoding 3-oxoacyl-[acyl-carrier-protein] synthase, mitochondrial isoform X1, with protein sequence MFTPLVIINRRLTTAARCKRRVVITGMGIVCPLGIGVQNAWQALINSKSGITKLTNPEYDKLPCKVAALVPKGSGPNELDINSYFTKSELRTMCPATPYALIATEEALNDANWKPNNETDKRDTGVAVGIGMIDLIDVCTTYEALKKGYNKVSPYFVPRILTNMAAGQISIKYGLRGPNHSVSTACATGAHAIGDAFRFIRGGETSVMICGGAEACISPLAIAAFCRLRALSTNKNDFPYEASRPFDKDRDGFVMGEGAAILVLEELNHALERKANIYAEVLGYGLSGDATHLTAPSEDGTGAILAMDRAVKDAGIETVEITFINAHATSTPLGDSIELKAIESFMGQHSKNVTVSSTKGAHGHLLGAAGNLEAVFTILAIKESVIPPTLNLHNLDTETSLNFAPNIKKNWNTTSRRVALKNAFGFGGTNACLCFAQYNE encoded by the exons ATGTTTACTCCGcttgttattattaatcgtAGATTAACAACCGCTGCAAGATGCAAACGGCGAGTTGTTATTACGGGAATGGGTATAGTATGTCCTCTGGGAATTGGTGTACAAAATGCTTGGCAAGCACTTATTAATTCTAAATCAGGTATCACCAAGTTGACTAATCCGGAATATGACAAGCTACCTTGCAAAGTTG CTGCATTAGTACCTAAAGGAAGTGGTCCTAATGAATTGGATATcaattcatattttacaaaaagtgAGTTACGTACAATGTGCCCAGCTACTCCTTATGCTTTGATAGCTACAGAAGAAGCATTAAATGATGCAAATTGGAAACCAAACAATGAAACTGATAAACGAGATACAGGAGTAGCAGTAGGAATTGGAATGATAGATTTAATTGATGTATGCACAACATATGAAGCCTTAAAAAAAGGATATAACAAAGTTAGTCCTTATTTTGTGCCaagaatattaacaaatatggCTGCAGGACAAATTAGTATTAAATATGGTCTTCGTGGCCCGAATCATTCTGTGTCAACAGCATGTGCAACTGGAGCACATGCAATTG GTGATgcatttcgttttattcgtgGGGGAGAAACAAGTGTAATGATATGTGGTGGGGCAGAAGCATGCATCAGTCCTCTTGCTATAGCTGCTTTTTGTAGACTTCGAGCATTGAGTACTAACAAAAATGATTTTCCGTATGAAGCATCAAGGCCGTTTGATAAGGATAGGGATGGATTTGTTATGGGAGAAGGTGCTGCAATACTAGTGTTGGAAGAATTAAATCATGCACTTGAAAGAAAAGCTAATATTTATGCAGAAGTGTTAGGGTATGGTTTATCTGGTGATGCAACACATTTGACTGCACCTAGTGAAGATGGTACAGGTGCTATATTAGCCATGGACAGAGCAGTGAAAGATGCCGGTATAGAAACTGTagaaataacttttattaatGCACATGCAACTTCAACTCCTTTAGGTGATAGTATTGAACTGAAAGCTATAGAATCGTTTATGGGACAACATAGTAAAAACGTAACTGTCTCTAGTACAAAAGGTGCACACGGTCATTTGTTAGGTGCAGCAGGAAACTTAGAAGCTGTTTTTACTATTCTGGCAATAAAAGAGAGTGTAATTCCACCAACattaaatttgcataatttgGATACAGAAACATCCTTAAATTTTGCTcctaatataaagaaaaattggaataCAACCTCTAGACGCGTGGCATTAAAAAATGCTTTCGGTTTTGGTGGAACAAATGCATGCTTATGCTTTGCGCAATATAATGAATAA